A portion of the Chromobacterium sp. IIBBL 290-4 genome contains these proteins:
- a CDS encoding bifunctional 4-hydroxy-2-oxoglutarate aldolase/2-dehydro-3-deoxy-phosphogluconate aldolase, translating into MDALTVLRQGPVVPVIIVNDAAVAVDLAHALVAGGIKVLEVTLRTKAALAAMRRMRDEVPEAIVGAGTLRNRAQLEAAVDAGAQFGISPGFTGELASAARASSLTLIPGIATPSEAMWAQDEGFNTLKLFPAEAVGGVKLLKSLASPFPDLRFCPTGGIDIKKAPEYLALPNVLAVGGSWLTPDDAIAARDWDRITQLAREACQLSAG; encoded by the coding sequence ATGGATGCTTTGACTGTACTGCGCCAGGGCCCGGTGGTTCCGGTGATCATCGTCAACGACGCCGCCGTGGCGGTGGACCTGGCCCACGCGCTGGTGGCCGGCGGCATCAAGGTGCTGGAAGTGACGCTGCGCACCAAGGCCGCGCTGGCGGCGATGCGCCGCATGCGCGACGAAGTGCCGGAAGCCATCGTCGGCGCCGGCACGCTGCGCAACCGCGCCCAGTTGGAAGCGGCTGTGGACGCCGGCGCGCAGTTCGGCATCAGCCCGGGCTTCACCGGCGAATTGGCCTCGGCGGCGCGCGCGTCCAGCCTGACGCTGATCCCCGGCATCGCTACCCCGTCCGAAGCGATGTGGGCGCAAGACGAAGGCTTCAACACGCTGAAGCTGTTCCCGGCCGAAGCCGTCGGCGGCGTCAAGCTGCTGAAGTCTTTGGCCAGCCCTTTCCCGGACCTGCGCTTCTGCCCGACCGGCGGCATCGACATCAAGAAGGCGCCGGAATACCTGGCGCTGCCGAATGTGCTGGCCGTGGGCGGCAGCTGGCTGACGCCGGACGACGCCATCGCCGCCCGTGACTGGGACCGCATCACCCAACTGGCGCGCGAAGCCTGCCAATTGTCGGCGGGTTGA
- the edd gene encoding phosphogluconate dehydratase, producing the protein MALHPTLSAVTDRIVARSQSRRSAYLARVRAAAQQGRVERAHLSCTNLAHAFAAMPDAMKIHLKEEHRPNLAIVSSYNDMLSAHQPLQAFPAWLKEAALAAGATAQFAGGVPAMCDGVTQGQAGMELSLFSRDVIAMSTAVALSHQMFDAALYLGVCDKIVPGLMIGALTFGHLPALFVPAGPMTTGIANDDKAKVRQLYAEGKVGRDALLESECQSYHGPGTCTFYGTANSNQMLMEIMGLHLPGAAFVNPNTPLREALTRAAAGQAAKIAAQGEQFTPVGEMIDEKSIVNAIIGLLATGGSTNHTMHIVAIARAAGINVNWDDFDELSAIIPLLVRAYPNGKADVNHFHAAGGMGFVIRELLSAGLLHEDVGTVMGRGLSHFTQEPWLDKGELKWRDAPAVSGDDSVLRPASNPFSADGGLKLMAGNIGRGVIKVSAVKPEHRVVEAPAVVFHDQNDMLAAFKRGELEKDFVAVIRFQGPRANGMPELHKLTPALTILQERGFKVALVTDGRMSGASGKVPAAIHISPEALSGGAIGKIKDGDLIRVDAETGELSARVDAAEWAAREQVQADLSHNEYGMGRELFSVFRHLADEAEAGAMSFRHPAWN; encoded by the coding sequence ATGGCTTTGCATCCCACCCTGTCCGCCGTTACCGACCGCATTGTCGCGCGCAGCCAGTCGCGCCGCAGCGCTTATCTCGCGCGCGTGCGCGCCGCCGCACAACAAGGCCGGGTGGAGCGGGCCCATCTGTCGTGCACCAATCTCGCCCACGCTTTTGCGGCGATGCCGGACGCGATGAAGATCCACTTGAAAGAAGAGCACCGTCCTAATCTGGCGATTGTGTCTTCCTACAATGACATGCTGTCGGCCCACCAGCCGCTGCAAGCCTTTCCCGCCTGGCTGAAAGAGGCCGCGCTGGCGGCCGGCGCCACCGCCCAGTTCGCCGGCGGCGTGCCGGCGATGTGCGACGGCGTGACCCAGGGCCAGGCCGGCATGGAACTGTCGCTGTTCAGCCGCGACGTCATCGCCATGAGCACCGCCGTGGCGCTGAGCCACCAGATGTTCGACGCCGCCCTGTACCTGGGCGTGTGCGACAAGATCGTGCCGGGCCTGATGATAGGCGCGCTGACTTTCGGCCATCTGCCGGCGCTGTTCGTGCCGGCGGGTCCGATGACCACCGGCATCGCCAATGACGACAAGGCCAAGGTGCGCCAGTTGTACGCCGAAGGCAAGGTCGGCCGCGACGCGCTGCTGGAGTCGGAGTGCCAGTCCTACCACGGCCCCGGCACCTGTACCTTTTATGGTACCGCCAACTCCAACCAGATGCTGATGGAGATCATGGGCCTGCACCTGCCGGGCGCCGCCTTCGTCAATCCGAACACGCCGCTGCGCGAGGCGCTGACCCGCGCCGCCGCCGGCCAGGCCGCCAAGATCGCCGCCCAGGGCGAGCAGTTCACCCCGGTGGGCGAGATGATCGATGAAAAATCCATCGTCAACGCCATCATCGGCCTGCTGGCCACCGGCGGCTCCACCAACCACACCATGCACATCGTCGCCATCGCCCGCGCTGCCGGCATCAATGTCAACTGGGACGATTTCGACGAGCTGTCGGCCATCATCCCGCTGCTGGTGCGCGCCTACCCCAACGGCAAGGCCGATGTGAACCACTTCCATGCCGCCGGCGGCATGGGCTTCGTGATCCGCGAACTGCTGTCGGCCGGCCTGCTGCATGAGGATGTGGGCACGGTGATGGGCCGCGGCCTGTCGCATTTCACCCAGGAACCGTGGCTGGACAAGGGCGAGCTGAAATGGCGCGATGCCCCGGCGGTCAGCGGCGACGACAGCGTGCTGCGTCCGGCGTCCAACCCCTTCTCCGCCGACGGCGGCCTGAAGCTGATGGCCGGCAATATCGGCCGCGGCGTGATCAAAGTGTCGGCGGTGAAGCCGGAGCATCGCGTGGTGGAAGCGCCGGCGGTGGTGTTCCACGACCAGAACGACATGCTGGCGGCGTTCAAGCGCGGCGAGCTGGAAAAAGACTTCGTGGCGGTGATCCGCTTCCAGGGCCCGCGCGCCAACGGCATGCCGGAACTGCACAAGCTGACCCCGGCGCTGACCATTCTGCAAGAGCGCGGCTTCAAGGTGGCGCTGGTGACCGACGGCCGCATGTCCGGCGCGTCCGGCAAGGTGCCGGCCGCCATCCACATTTCGCCGGAAGCGTTGTCCGGCGGCGCCATCGGCAAGATCAAGGACGGCGACCTGATCCGCGTCGACGCCGAAACCGGCGAGCTGTCCGCGCGGGTAGACGCCGCCGAATGGGCCGCGCGCGAACAGGTTCAGGCCGATTTGTCGCACAATGAGTACGGCATGGGCCGCGAGCTGTTCTCGGTGTTCCGCCATCTGGCCGACGAGGCCGAGGCCGGCGCGATGAGCTTCCGCCATCCGGCCTGGAACTGA